One stretch of Dromaius novaehollandiae isolate bDroNov1 unplaced genomic scaffold, bDroNov1.hap1 HAP1_SCAFFOLD_36, whole genome shotgun sequence DNA includes these proteins:
- the LOC135326567 gene encoding maestro heat-like repeat-containing protein family member 2B — protein MLLARSACAQAAGEWLLTFLETCGGQLFTEVPEILSIIYIRMPTMQQDTLRHFLLEAVSVLALYHPGAVIDSLLQKQLPMDSDTEELWRVLGGKFFVDHFLRVLMEKLKNSGSDQPRTSSAKPEADEEEAALEPLKMTRAISVVVSALQSPEAVQRLLPELLPVLLKQISATVGKEMPSSPLSTRGKLFLKGHTSDDNPCR, from the exons ATGCTGTTGGCCAGGTCTGCGTGTGCTCAGGCAGCAGGCGAGTGGCTGCTCACCTTCCTGGAGACGTGCGGGGGACAGCTATTCACGGAG gtgccagaaatcctgagcatCATTTACATCCGGATGCcgaccatgcagcaggacaccctccGACACTTCCTCTTGGAGGCGGTGTCCGTGCTCGCCCTCTACCACCCCGGGGCCGTCAtcgacagcctgctgcagaagcagctgcccatggacag tgacaccgaggagctgtggagggtcctgggggggaaaTTCTTTGTGGACCACTTCCTGCGGGtcttgatggaaaaactgaagaactcaggAAGCGACCAGCCCAggaccagctctgccaagcctgaGGCAGACGAGGAggaggctgcgctggagcctctcaag atgacccgggccatctctgtggtggtgtcagcgctgcagagcccggaggctgtgcagcgcctgctcccggagctgctgccggtgctgctgaagcagatcagtgccacagtgggcaaggagatgccatcttccCCACTCAGCACCCggggaaagctgttcctgaagggccACACGAGCGATGACAATCCTTGCAGGTAG
- the LOC135326568 gene encoding maestro heat-like repeat-containing protein family member 2B has protein sequence MAASDVLVALARSHFDSVMYELQCRLRALGEISEDLVFITLGKLASSYALRCVPFVGMTLFALRTMLSQVGSSRTLRAVCSVLEQWSKAVNTYLGAWEQCSFPRMGQAQFCSSVSPVFCHVVGSWLGCEEEEAKQAVLGAMAAMMGLLVREQEHRERVWEQLPWLLGQYQQVQDTFRVTKALSYFLEILGEVQIPIPQDEVQAVGTAVHHQLSDGSKQHSGEHRSELSSCVLLLARVCPEDTVAFLRLQLGSGSEAAHVARAVLRFTKELLSCSVQSCSAWDLVAHVFATFSQASGRLAQGKLSQAEAQEAADLQALCLDILRSLDVSVRGMTKLLWPRLLQYVVPAQYTGTLVPLCRCLRELAESRGRAGGEDGEEEPDVVASRERAKLPRPQALLARLLVVAAAPHAGGGCGVAALRLLQALSAEIHGAVGMVWAVKIPFLLQCLEGQSESCLDSAEWEQLLLKFLRTSLETIESQAWTMGLSFELSQQTGSYPRLSRKQAFLYKAVGVSLAACQHVPYVRGEMKKYLSRTNYLEASEREAMISVLGGSAESHFHLALEVVQEFGASMEERPVSGAFKRLKEYHQGKRAGRHMALVLAYGQIALCAPPEQLLARVESDVVGRILQHYRASCQVLGFSFSTKVSPAPRGLARCPSRTPFPSQACRTRPPAPRAGGRGSPCGG, from the exons ATGGCCGCCAGCGACGTCCTGGTGGCTCTGGCCCGCTCCCACTTCGACAGCGTCATGTACGAGCTGCAGTGCCGCCTGAGGGCCCTGGGAGAGATCTCCGAGGACCTCGTGTTCATCACCTTGGGCAAGCTGGCCAGCAGCTACG ccctgcggtgcgtccccttcgtgggcatgacgctcttcgccctgcgcacgatgctgagccaggtggggagcagccggaccctgcgcgccgtctgcagcg TCCTGGAGCAGTGGTCGAAGGCCGTGAACACCTACCTGGGCGCCTGGGAGCAATGCAGCTTCCCGCGCATGGGGCAGGCCCAGTTCTGCAGCAGCGTTTCCCCGGTCTTTTGCCACGTggtggggagctggctgggctgcgaggaggaggag gccaaGCAGGCCGTCCTGGGGGCGATGGCTGCCATGATGGGCCTCCTTGTGCGTGAGCAAGAGCACCGCGAGCGCGtgtgggagcagctcccctggctcctgggccagtatcaGCAGGTCCAGGACACTTTCCGGGTGACCAAG GCTCTGAGTTATTTCCTGGAGATTTTGGGGGAAGTGCAGATCCCCATCCCCCAGGACGAGGTCCAGGCCGTCGGCACCGCTGTGCACCACCAG ctcagtgatgggagcaagcagcacagcggggagcaccggtcggagctgtcctcctgcgtcctgctgctgg CCCGAGTTTGCCCTGAGGACACGGTGGCCTTTCTGCGCTTGCAGCTGGGGAGTGGGAGCGAGGCCGCTCAC GTGGCGAGGGCAGTTCTGCGCTTCACCAaggagctgctcagctgcagcgTCCAGAGCTGCTCGGCCTGGGATCTGGTGGCCCACGTCTTCGCCACGTTCAGCCAGGCCTCCGGCAGACTG GCGCAGGGAAAGCTGTCTCAAGCAGAAGCGCaggaagcagcagatcttcaagcCCTGTGCTTGGACATCCTGCGCTCCCTGGATGTCTCCGTCCGGGGGATGACCAAA ctcctgtggccgcgGCTCCTGCAGTACGTGGTGCCAGCCCAGTACACGGGCACATTGGTGCCGCTCTGCCGGTGCCTGCGAGAGCTGGCCGAGagccgggggagagcagggggcgaGGACGGAGAGGAGGAGCCCGATGTCGTGGCCTCCCGGGAGCGAG CCAAGCTGCCGaggccgcaggccctgctggctcgcctgctg gtggttgcggcggctcctcacgccggcggcggctgcggcgtcgctgccctgcggctgctgcaggCCCTGTCCGCAGAGATCCACGGCGCCGTGGGGATGGTGTGGGCCGTGAAgatccccttcctgctgcagtgcctggaag GGCAAAGCGAGAGCTGCCTGGACTCTGCcgagtgggagcagctcctgcttaaG TTCCTGAGGACGTCGCTGGAGACGATCGAGAGCCAGGCCTGGACCATGGGCCTGAGCTTTGagctcagccagcagacgggCAGCTACCCCCGGCTGTCCCGGAAGCAG GCCTTCCTGTATAAAGCTgtcggggtgtccctggcagcgtgtCAGCATGTCCCCTATGTCCGCGGGGAAATGAAGAAGTATCTCTCAAGGACAAATTACTTGGAGGCGTCTGAGAGAGAG gcaatgatttctgttttgggcggctctgccgagagccacttccaccttgccttggaggtggtgcaggagtTTGGGGCGTCCATGGAGGAAAGACCAGTGTCTGGGGCTTTCAAACGCCTGAAG GAATaccaccaggggaagagagcgggGAGGCACATGGCCCTCGTGCTGGCCTACGGCCAGATCGCGCTCTGCgcccccccggagcagctcctggcccgcgTGGAGAGCGACGTCGTGGGGCGCATCCTGCAGCACTACCGCgccagctgccag gtgctgggcttctccttctccaccaaggtaagtcctgccccccggggcctTGCTCGCTGCCCTTCCCGCACCCCTTTCCCATCGCAGGCGTGCCGGactcgccctcccgctccccgggccgggggccgggggtctcCTTGCGGTGGGTAG